One genomic window of Halolamina sediminis includes the following:
- a CDS encoding DUF7388 family protein, which translates to MTTPDTTQPDSTAQRTTENSAVGPFPRVGIDAVALKPTEVDLARATELAASTLVVDYEGREAFPGTETLRALADTAEVRVTTPVRADGLDPLGDDSLSASIPDGVGRVLVAGNGAYLTEAEGQRAVAPRLGEATDRFSDAWVGTEGVERIALATGATQFELLSRSTERDVRALRAAGFDGDLAVYAPTVLSDDEDAILDAVGAYVSRRAPVRRALPDEYETDAAATGRAREVLLAASTDFAIVGDEETVRGRVEGLHGAGVDTVVGYPARGLDELLG; encoded by the coding sequence ATGACTACACCCGACACCACACAGCCCGACAGCACCGCCCAGCGAACGACCGAGAACAGTGCCGTCGGGCCGTTCCCGCGTGTCGGTATCGACGCGGTCGCGCTCAAGCCCACCGAGGTCGATCTCGCCCGCGCGACCGAGCTCGCGGCGTCGACGCTGGTCGTCGACTACGAGGGCCGCGAGGCGTTCCCCGGCACGGAGACGCTCCGGGCGCTGGCCGACACCGCCGAGGTGCGCGTCACCACGCCCGTCCGCGCGGACGGGCTCGATCCGCTGGGCGACGACTCGCTGTCGGCGTCGATCCCCGATGGGGTCGGCCGCGTGCTCGTCGCGGGCAACGGCGCCTACCTCACCGAGGCGGAGGGCCAGCGTGCGGTCGCGCCGCGGCTCGGCGAGGCGACCGACCGTTTCTCCGACGCCTGGGTCGGCACCGAGGGCGTCGAACGGATCGCGCTCGCGACCGGCGCGACCCAGTTCGAACTGCTCTCGCGCTCGACGGAGCGGGACGTCCGCGCGCTGCGGGCCGCCGGCTTCGACGGCGACCTCGCGGTGTACGCGCCAACCGTCCTGAGCGACGACGAGGACGCCATCCTCGACGCCGTCGGCGCGTACGTCTCCCGGCGTGCGCCCGTCCGGCGCGCGCTGCCCGACGAGTACGAGACGGACGCGGCGGCGACCGGCCGCGCCCGCGAGGTGTTGCTGGCGGCGAGCACGGACTTCGCGATCGTCGGTGACGAGGAGACGGTCCGGGGTCGCGTCGAGGGACTCCACGGGGCGGGTGTCGACACGGTCGTCGGCTACCCCGCGCGGGGGCTGGACGAACTGCTCGGGTAG
- a CDS encoding NUDIX hydrolase, translating into MQLSGLGSYEPVTVADAERWASVLAPVVQRDGEPWLLFIKRADHLGSHPGQMAFPGGGHEPFDTDLTATARREAFEEIGLPQSDPSIVGRLDDTTTTSGYAIRPFVAEVPDREYEPDDREVAEIATLPVSALTDPANYESERRERPELGDVRVHYFNVGDYTVWGVTGRMLVQLLELTTDWRAPESPDRVVDAEAEFPV; encoded by the coding sequence ATGCAACTGTCGGGGCTCGGCAGCTACGAGCCGGTCACGGTCGCCGACGCGGAGCGCTGGGCCAGCGTGCTCGCGCCGGTGGTCCAGCGCGACGGCGAGCCCTGGCTGCTGTTCATCAAGCGGGCCGACCACCTCGGCTCCCACCCCGGCCAGATGGCGTTCCCCGGCGGCGGTCACGAGCCGTTCGACACGGATCTGACCGCGACCGCCCGCCGTGAGGCGTTCGAGGAGATCGGCCTCCCGCAGTCCGACCCCTCGATCGTCGGCCGACTCGACGACACCACGACGACCTCCGGCTACGCGATCCGCCCGTTCGTCGCGGAAGTGCCCGACCGCGAGTACGAGCCCGACGACCGTGAGGTCGCCGAGATCGCGACGCTGCCCGTCTCGGCGCTGACCGACCCCGCGAACTACGAGTCCGAGCGCCGGGAGCGCCCCGAGTTGGGCGACGTCCGCGTCCACTACTTCAACGTCGGCGACTACACCGTCTGGGGCGTGACGGGACGGATGCTGGTGCAGTTGCTCGAACTCACCACCGACTGGCGGGCGCCGGAGAGCCCCGACCGTGTCGTCGACGCCGAGGCCGAGTTCCCGGTGTAA
- a CDS encoding DUF7109 family protein, with amino-acid sequence MEEATHDELAGIVDLFDALTREELEQALVEVAYRRGADVREDAVSAAVAEAIREYYLVELPADAVEGEIDGDEALIVGPVAFPMLPDEGEDLPHILDVPERSVDRATAAEHAAERLRGEAATAVDEGDEERVATLADVTYDVEAWGPVELRETRERLLALGE; translated from the coding sequence ATGGAGGAGGCCACCCACGACGAGCTGGCCGGGATCGTCGACCTGTTCGACGCGCTGACCCGCGAGGAGTTGGAGCAGGCGCTGGTCGAGGTCGCCTACCGCCGCGGCGCCGACGTGCGCGAGGACGCCGTCTCGGCGGCCGTCGCCGAGGCGATCCGGGAGTACTACCTCGTCGAACTCCCCGCCGACGCCGTCGAGGGGGAGATCGACGGCGACGAGGCGCTGATCGTCGGCCCCGTCGCGTTCCCGATGCTGCCCGACGAGGGCGAGGACCTGCCCCACATCCTCGACGTGCCCGAACGGTCGGTCGACCGCGCGACTGCGGCCGAACACGCCGCCGAGCGCCTGCGTGGGGAGGCCGCGACGGCCGTCGACGAGGGTGACGAGGAGCGGGTCGCGACGCTGGCCGACGTGACCTACGACGTGGAGGCGTGGGGCCCGGTCGAGCTCCGGGAGACCCGCGAGCGCCTGCTCGCACTCGGGGAGTGA
- the thsB gene encoding thermosome subunit beta: MSQRQRGGGQPMIIMGEDSQRVKDKDAQEYNISAARAVAEAVRSTLGPKGMDKMLVDSMGDVTITNDGVTILEEMDIDNPTAEMIVEVAETQEEEAGDGTTTAVAIAGELLKNAEELLEQDIHPTAVIKGFHLASEQAREEIEDISREIDPTDTELLAKVAETSMTGKGAELDKEHLAQLIVDAVEAVTVEAEDGSHVVDLANLNIETQKGRGVSESDLLNGAVVSKDPVHDNMPSEVADADTLLLDAAIEVDEADVDTNVSIDSPDQLQSFLDQEEQELRDKVDAIVETGADVVFCQKGIDDLAQHYLAKEGILAVRRVKSSDIGFLKNVLGGNVVSTFDGLSSNDLGHGSVSRDEGDEMFYVEGDDSHGVTLLLRGSTDHVVDELERGVEDALDVVATTVSDGRVVAGGGAIEVELASRLREYADSVTGREQLAVEAFADSLELVPRVLAENAGLDSIDTLVDLRAAHESGDQTAGLNVFSGEVEDTYEAGVVEPAHAKEQAVSSATEAANLVLKIDDIIAAGDLSTSGDEDEGGPGGGMGGMGGMGGMGGAM; the protein is encoded by the coding sequence ATGAGTCAACGACAGCGAGGCGGAGGCCAGCCGATGATCATCATGGGCGAGGACTCCCAGCGAGTGAAGGACAAGGACGCACAGGAGTACAACATCTCCGCGGCGCGCGCGGTGGCCGAGGCGGTACGCTCCACGCTCGGCCCGAAAGGGATGGACAAGATGCTCGTCGACTCGATGGGCGACGTCACCATCACGAACGACGGCGTCACCATCCTCGAGGAGATGGACATCGACAACCCGACGGCCGAGATGATCGTCGAAGTCGCCGAGACCCAGGAGGAGGAGGCCGGCGACGGGACGACCACGGCCGTCGCGATCGCGGGCGAGCTCCTGAAGAACGCCGAGGAGCTCCTCGAACAGGACATCCACCCCACCGCCGTCATCAAGGGGTTCCACCTCGCGAGCGAGCAGGCCCGCGAGGAGATCGAGGACATCTCGCGTGAGATCGACCCGACCGACACCGAGCTGCTCGCGAAGGTCGCCGAGACATCGATGACCGGCAAGGGCGCGGAGCTCGACAAGGAGCATCTCGCCCAGCTCATCGTCGACGCCGTCGAGGCCGTCACCGTCGAGGCCGAGGACGGCAGCCACGTCGTCGACCTCGCGAACCTCAACATCGAGACCCAGAAGGGCCGCGGCGTCTCCGAGAGCGACCTGCTCAACGGTGCGGTCGTCTCGAAGGACCCCGTCCACGACAACATGCCGAGCGAGGTCGCGGACGCCGACACGCTGCTGCTCGACGCGGCCATCGAGGTCGACGAGGCCGACGTGGACACCAACGTCTCCATCGACTCGCCCGACCAGCTCCAGTCGTTCCTCGATCAGGAGGAGCAGGAGCTCCGCGACAAGGTCGACGCGATCGTCGAGACCGGCGCGGACGTGGTGTTCTGCCAGAAGGGCATCGACGACCTCGCCCAGCACTACCTCGCGAAGGAGGGCATCCTCGCGGTCCGCCGCGTGAAGTCCTCGGACATCGGCTTCCTGAAGAACGTGCTCGGCGGCAACGTCGTGAGCACGTTCGACGGCCTGAGCAGCAACGACCTCGGCCACGGCTCGGTCAGCCGTGACGAGGGCGACGAGATGTTCTACGTCGAGGGCGACGACTCCCACGGCGTCACGCTCCTGCTGCGGGGCTCCACCGACCACGTCGTCGACGAACTCGAGCGCGGCGTCGAGGACGCGCTGGACGTCGTCGCGACGACCGTCTCCGACGGCCGCGTGGTCGCCGGCGGCGGCGCGATCGAGGTCGAGCTCGCCAGCCGCCTGCGCGAGTACGCCGACAGCGTCACCGGCCGCGAGCAGCTGGCCGTCGAGGCGTTCGCGGACTCGCTCGAACTCGTCCCGCGCGTGCTCGCCGAGAACGCCGGGCTGGACTCCATCGACACGCTGGTCGACCTGCGCGCCGCCCACGAGAGCGGCGACCAGACGGCCGGCCTGAACGTGTTCAGCGGCGAGGTCGAGGACACCTACGAGGCCGGTGTCGTCGAGCCCGCCCACGCCAAGGAGCAGGCGGTCTCCAGTGCCACCGAGGCCGCGAACCTCGTGCTCAAAATCGACGACATCATCGCCGCGGGCGACCTCTCGACCTCGGGCGACGAGGACGAAGGCGGCCCCGGCGGCGGCATGGGCGGTATGGGCGGTATGGGCGGCATGGGCGGCGCTATGTGA
- a CDS encoding DUF7116 family protein, with product MVRTVPPNEEARSVFERLGYAVSGDGPEFVAERKWRSVRVRTLCAEDAARPGALDAEYGLECLVTWTECVDELDDHLNEQAPDGEWAIIGVDDEGEYEVHRAA from the coding sequence ATGGTGCGTACGGTCCCACCGAACGAGGAAGCACGGAGCGTCTTCGAACGCCTCGGCTACGCCGTCTCCGGCGACGGACCGGAGTTCGTCGCGGAGCGGAAGTGGCGGTCCGTCCGGGTACGGACACTTTGTGCCGAGGACGCCGCCCGACCGGGCGCCCTCGACGCGGAGTACGGCCTCGAATGCCTCGTGACGTGGACCGAATGCGTAGACGAGCTCGACGACCACCTCAACGAACAGGCCCCCGACGGCGAGTGGGCAATCATCGGCGTCGACGACGAGGGGGAGTACGAAGTCCACCGAGCGGCCTGA
- a CDS encoding mechanosensitive ion channel domain-containing protein: MLSLQFGVVQDGINRFVDGIAGAIPRVLSGIVFLLIAAVLAKVVMVIVGVALRRVLPKESDVYRQFVSTVVAAFLWFGIGLSFLSIVGLDQIAASMGTAAGFLALGVSYSLSSMIADAVAGVYLLRDPDFMPGDRVKAGDVTGTVRAIELRKTRFDDENGDTVVRSNAEIEKKWTRLDEDPESAATDGDEPTV; this comes from the coding sequence ATGCTGTCGCTCCAGTTCGGGGTCGTTCAGGACGGGATCAATCGGTTCGTCGACGGGATCGCGGGCGCGATCCCGCGGGTCCTCTCGGGGATCGTCTTCCTGCTAATCGCGGCAGTGCTCGCGAAAGTCGTGATGGTGATCGTCGGGGTCGCGCTCCGCCGCGTGCTCCCGAAGGAGTCCGACGTGTACCGACAGTTCGTCAGCACCGTCGTCGCCGCGTTCCTCTGGTTCGGGATCGGCCTCTCCTTCCTCTCGATCGTCGGGCTCGACCAGATCGCCGCGTCGATGGGGACCGCCGCCGGCTTCCTCGCACTCGGCGTCTCCTACTCGCTGTCGAGCATGATCGCCGACGCCGTCGCCGGCGTCTATCTGTTGCGCGACCCGGACTTCATGCCCGGTGACCGTGTGAAAGCCGGCGACGTAACCGGAACCGTTCGCGCCATCGAACTCCGGAAGACACGGTTCGACGACGAGAACGGCGACACCGTGGTCCGGAGCAACGCCGAAATCGAGAAGAAATGGACCCGACTCGACGAGGATCCCGAGTCCGCGGCAACGGACGGGGACGAACCGACCGTGTGA
- a CDS encoding metal-dependent hydrolase, which produces MFVGHALLAFALVGGAAALLTDRGVGLRLGLVAAAFAAVPDVDMVYALVGLVGAGGGVMGTVESFWAASTAVHRTITHSLLVAPVAAALGAAWLHGRRERSRPWLGVAVLLGAGLTAVAAVVSGTLGGAVMGVFVIAAALVAEGVGRYATFGARATFAVALVGLLSHPFGDLATGEPPAFLYPLSAPLVTERVALSADPTLHLLGAFGVELAAIWAGLLVAMWLLERPIREAIDFRAVAGAGYALAALAIPAPTLDFSYPFVFSVLSVGMIGAAPRVRVPDVTVERPDAVGAALTGLAAVTFAGAAYAVAYVAL; this is translated from the coding sequence ATGTTCGTCGGTCACGCGCTGCTGGCGTTCGCGCTCGTCGGTGGAGCAGCAGCGCTGCTGACCGACCGCGGGGTCGGCCTCCGTCTCGGCCTCGTCGCCGCCGCATTCGCCGCGGTGCCCGACGTCGATATGGTGTACGCGCTGGTCGGCCTCGTCGGCGCCGGGGGCGGCGTGATGGGGACCGTCGAGTCGTTCTGGGCGGCCAGTACCGCGGTCCACCGCACGATCACCCACTCGCTGCTGGTCGCACCCGTCGCCGCCGCGCTCGGAGCGGCGTGGCTCCACGGCCGGCGGGAGCGCTCCCGCCCGTGGCTCGGCGTCGCCGTCCTGCTCGGTGCGGGGCTAACCGCCGTCGCAGCCGTCGTCAGCGGCACGCTCGGCGGCGCGGTGATGGGCGTGTTCGTGATCGCTGCCGCCCTCGTTGCCGAAGGGGTCGGGCGGTACGCCACGTTCGGCGCGCGGGCGACGTTCGCCGTCGCACTCGTCGGCCTGCTCTCCCACCCGTTCGGCGACCTCGCGACCGGCGAGCCGCCCGCGTTCCTCTACCCGCTCTCGGCGCCGCTGGTGACCGAGCGCGTCGCACTCTCGGCCGATCCGACGCTCCACTTACTCGGCGCGTTCGGCGTCGAGCTCGCCGCCATCTGGGCCGGCCTGCTGGTCGCGATGTGGCTGCTGGAGCGGCCGATCCGCGAGGCGATCGACTTCCGGGCGGTCGCCGGCGCCGGTTACGCGCTGGCCGCGCTGGCGATCCCCGCGCCGACGCTGGATTTCTCCTACCCGTTCGTGTTCTCCGTGCTCTCGGTGGGGATGATCGGCGCCGCGCCCCGCGTCCGGGTCCCGGATGTCACGGTCGAGCGGCCTGACGCCGTCGGCGCCGCGCTCACGGGGCTGGCGGCGGTGACGTTCGCAGGCGCCGCCTACGCCGTCGCGTACGTCGCGCTCTAG
- a CDS encoding tripartite tricarboxylate transporter permease: MWPATLGSRTLADLGAAVAVGAGVAGVPLGPGVESIVLLPVLLATLAGCLLGTCSGLVPGLHANNFALLLAGAAPSVPLDPLALGAAMLAAGVVHTFLDIVPSLALGVPDGAMAAAALPGHQLVLRGRGREALRLSALGSGAAVAVATLLAFPVTWAMVRLAPLLTEWFPVVAAAVLAVLLATEPSHSARLAGLLAFAAATALGAVTLGLSLSGPIAGGVLAPLFGGLFGAPVLLDALHGGGVPEQDDAALAIPPLDLGISAAAGGLSGAAVGYLPGVSAGVAATISLPAVPARSDLRGFVVATSGANSSTAVFALFALVALGAPRSGVLVAVDDAGVPLSLSVLLPVVIVAAAVGFVLVGVLGDAAFRAVSRLDQRRLALAVLCLLVGLSALFAGLAGIAVFSIATLVGLLAVRIGARRVYLMGVLLGPLALGL, encoded by the coding sequence ATGTGGCCCGCGACCCTCGGTTCTCGGACGCTCGCGGATCTCGGAGCCGCGGTTGCGGTCGGCGCCGGCGTCGCGGGCGTCCCCTTGGGACCCGGGGTCGAGTCGATCGTCCTCCTGCCCGTGCTGCTCGCGACCCTCGCCGGCTGCCTGCTCGGCACCTGCTCGGGGCTGGTGCCAGGACTGCACGCCAACAACTTCGCGCTGCTGCTGGCGGGTGCGGCGCCGAGCGTCCCGCTCGACCCGCTGGCCCTCGGCGCCGCGATGCTCGCCGCCGGCGTCGTCCACACGTTCCTCGACATCGTCCCCTCGCTCGCGCTGGGGGTGCCCGACGGCGCGATGGCGGCGGCCGCGCTCCCCGGCCACCAACTGGTGCTCCGCGGGCGGGGGCGGGAGGCGCTACGACTCTCCGCGCTGGGCTCCGGTGCGGCGGTCGCCGTGGCGACGCTGCTGGCGTTCCCGGTGACGTGGGCGATGGTTCGCCTGGCACCCCTGTTGACCGAGTGGTTCCCCGTGGTCGCCGCCGCGGTGCTCGCCGTCCTGCTCGCGACCGAACCCTCACACAGCGCGCGGCTGGCCGGGCTACTCGCGTTCGCGGCAGCGACGGCGCTCGGCGCCGTCACGCTCGGCCTCTCGCTGTCGGGGCCGATCGCGGGCGGCGTGCTCGCGCCGCTGTTCGGCGGGCTGTTCGGCGCGCCCGTGCTGCTGGACGCGCTCCACGGCGGTGGCGTCCCCGAGCAGGACGACGCCGCGCTCGCGATCCCGCCGCTCGATCTCGGGATCTCGGCGGCCGCGGGCGGGCTCTCCGGGGCGGCGGTGGGCTACCTCCCGGGCGTCTCGGCAGGCGTCGCGGCGACGATCTCGCTGCCCGCCGTGCCGGCCCGGAGCGACCTCCGGGGGTTCGTCGTCGCGACCAGCGGCGCGAACAGTTCGACCGCCGTCTTCGCCCTGTTCGCACTGGTCGCGCTCGGCGCGCCCCGCTCGGGCGTGCTCGTGGCGGTCGACGACGCCGGCGTGCCGCTCTCGCTGTCGGTGCTCCTCCCGGTGGTGATCGTCGCGGCCGCGGTCGGGTTCGTTCTCGTCGGCGTGCTGGGTGACGCGGCGTTTCGGGCAGTCTCGCGGCTGGATCAGCGACGGCTGGCGCTCGCGGTGCTCTGTCTGCTCGTCGGGCTCTCGGCGCTGTTCGCGGGGCTCGCCGGGATCGCGGTGTTCTCGATCGCGACGCTGGTGGGGCTGCTCGCGGTCCGGATCGGCGCGCGCCGGGTGTACCTCATGGGGGTGTTGCTCGGCCCGCTGGCGCTCGGTCTCTAG
- a CDS encoding DUF4350 domain-containing protein: protein MPDLGTLARVVFFLFVVVLAGAVGGLTAGGAGSVSIDGDVDAPSFNADDSVATVPEQSGELSMSADAEGAEIVIDTAHSASIDREALAPIVTTLTENGATVRYHVGPRQGGQPLNDSLSDADALVVLGGGSSYTDAQLDGLRGFTDAGGRVLVMDEPEKAGGVTALLGLATGGSSVPSPLAPMLSQYGLAYDNGYLYTQGEETLNYRAVAGTPTGDADLTAGVDRAVFYEATPVTGGETVLAAEETTLSQTRREGSYGVVARSGNVVAVGDTSVVTQEFLYQADNEQLVGNLLDFLVSGEKSPANAPNGESSGGGSGT, encoded by the coding sequence ATGCCTGATCTGGGGACGCTCGCCCGCGTCGTGTTCTTCCTCTTCGTCGTCGTGCTCGCGGGGGCCGTCGGCGGCCTGACCGCCGGCGGTGCCGGCTCGGTGTCGATCGACGGCGACGTCGACGCGCCGTCGTTCAACGCCGACGACTCGGTCGCGACGGTGCCCGAGCAGTCCGGCGAACTCAGCATGTCCGCCGACGCCGAGGGCGCGGAGATCGTCATCGACACGGCCCACAGCGCGAGCATCGACCGCGAGGCGCTTGCACCGATCGTGACGACGCTGACCGAGAACGGCGCGACCGTGCGCTACCACGTCGGGCCTCGTCAGGGTGGGCAGCCGCTCAACGACTCGCTCAGTGATGCCGACGCGCTCGTCGTCCTCGGCGGCGGGAGCAGCTACACCGACGCCCAGCTCGACGGCCTGCGTGGGTTCACCGACGCCGGCGGCCGCGTGCTGGTGATGGACGAGCCCGAGAAGGCGGGCGGCGTGACCGCCCTGCTCGGCCTCGCGACCGGCGGCAGCAGTGTGCCGAGCCCGCTCGCGCCGATGCTCTCGCAGTACGGGCTGGCGTACGACAACGGCTACCTCTACACGCAGGGCGAGGAGACGCTGAACTACCGCGCGGTCGCCGGGACGCCGACCGGCGACGCCGACCTGACGGCGGGCGTCGACCGCGCGGTCTTCTACGAGGCGACGCCCGTGACCGGCGGCGAGACGGTGCTGGCCGCCGAAGAGACGACCCTCTCCCAGACCCGGCGTGAGGGGAGCTACGGCGTCGTCGCCCGCTCGGGTAACGTCGTCGCCGTCGGCGACACCAGCGTCGTGACACAGGAGTTCCTCTACCAGGCGGACAACGAACAGCTGGTCGGGAACCTGCTCGACTTCCTCGTCAGCGGCGAGAAATCCCCGGCGAACGCCCCGAACGGTGAGAGTTCGGGCGGTGGGTCAGGCACCTGA
- a CDS encoding S49 family peptidase: MDNPIDKYVATALRSYTVLAIVALLIGATVAAPFAAGVVSSEPDRIAVVSIDETITGATAQDTISRLRQLRTDGSVKAVVLRISSPGGSAAASEKLYLAVNRLADEKPVVTSVGQYAASGAYYTAVPSEEIYVTPASIVGHVGVIGTAPSDGLSAQSTTGADKAHRGMTRDQYFAALESMKRAFVGAVLNERGDRLNVSRATVAEASAYHGGRAIQTGYADEIGGLESAIAGAAEEAGLSNYQVDYYNPAQLASIASLLGAENGSVAGQTAPYTHRGVDSIHFLMIYGTPDGIDANTTAAREVTANA, translated from the coding sequence ATGGACAACCCCATCGACAAGTACGTCGCGACGGCCCTCCGGTCGTACACGGTTCTCGCGATCGTCGCCCTGCTGATCGGCGCGACGGTCGCCGCGCCGTTCGCCGCGGGCGTGGTGAGCAGCGAACCCGACCGAATCGCCGTCGTCAGCATCGACGAGACGATCACCGGTGCGACCGCACAGGACACGATCAGCCGGCTCCGCCAGCTCCGCACCGACGGCTCCGTCAAGGCGGTCGTGCTGCGGATCTCGAGTCCCGGCGGCAGCGCGGCCGCCAGCGAGAAGCTGTATCTCGCGGTCAACCGCCTCGCCGACGAGAAGCCGGTAGTCACGAGTGTCGGCCAGTACGCCGCCTCCGGCGCGTACTACACCGCGGTCCCGAGCGAGGAGATCTACGTGACGCCGGCGAGCATCGTCGGCCACGTCGGCGTGATCGGCACGGCGCCAAGTGATGGCCTCAGCGCGCAGTCGACCACCGGCGCCGACAAGGCCCACCGCGGGATGACCCGCGACCAGTACTTCGCCGCGCTCGAATCGATGAAACGCGCCTTCGTCGGCGCGGTGTTGAACGAACGCGGCGACCGGCTGAACGTCTCCAGAGCGACCGTCGCGGAGGCGTCGGCGTACCACGGCGGCCGCGCGATCCAGACCGGCTACGCCGACGAGATCGGCGGTCTCGAGAGCGCGATCGCCGGCGCCGCCGAAGAGGCCGGCCTCTCGAACTACCAGGTCGACTACTACAACCCCGCCCAGCTGGCGTCGATCGCCAGCCTGCTCGGCGCCGAGAACGGCAGCGTCGCGGGACAGACCGCGCCGTACACCCACCGCGGGGTCGACTCGATCCACTTCCTCATGATCTACGGCACGCCCGACGGGATCGACGCGAACACCACGGCCGCACGGGAGGTGACCGCCAATGCCTGA
- a CDS encoding universal stress protein, translating into MTLVVVPVRYPLSKHSTATLGEAARIAEERDADLTVLHVDLYQENRNVSRADLKREVESKLGSIDRARYVVRQGFLVEETIMEEVADEDADVVVIGSKQAGRWRKMLNRLFESPDVGRYLEEQLDCTVITVSAEGETAQ; encoded by the coding sequence ATGACGCTGGTCGTCGTCCCGGTTCGGTACCCGCTCTCGAAACACTCCACGGCGACGCTGGGGGAGGCAGCCCGGATCGCCGAGGAGCGCGACGCCGACCTGACGGTGCTCCACGTCGATCTCTACCAGGAGAACCGGAACGTGAGCCGTGCCGACCTCAAGCGGGAGGTCGAGTCAAAGCTCGGCTCGATCGACCGGGCGCGCTACGTCGTCCGCCAGGGGTTCCTCGTCGAGGAGACGATCATGGAGGAGGTGGCCGACGAGGACGCCGACGTGGTGGTGATCGGCTCGAAACAGGCCGGCCGCTGGCGGAAGATGCTGAACCGGCTGTTCGAGTCGCCCGACGTGGGCCGGTATCTGGAGGAGCAGCTCGACTGCACCGTCATCACGGTCTCGGCGGAAGGGGAGACGGCACAGTAG
- a CDS encoding bifunctional metallophosphatase/5'-nucleotidase, whose amino-acid sequence MVRLLHYSDIENLFDDAERAGRFAGRIRELDGDDALVVGTGDNSAPGVVSLAASGRQVLDFADAIDTVADTFGNHDFDYGPGATRELVADSPFTWVSANARDEDGERFGAAEGVVPWTIAEADGERVGFFGLTDPTTDSINPQAAPLTFTDPYEAAEQAVDELRAEGVDYVVALSHLGGGDDKLARRVDVDAILGGHVHSVRTEHVDGTLCTRPGVNGHEFVEVELGDNGTAAARGDGGVATSARVIDPSEGPVHEDLTDVLERRREAAGLTETVATVAEPLDRTDETTFGGESRIGNFVADAYRAAADADVGLQNGGGIREGPPLQGEVTLADLVSVLPFEEPVVVVELTGRELLETFSEADGAELDFGEPHWWHAHISGASLRWDEDAGELLDARVDGEPIDPDRRYTVATAEYLLHSDHEFPTIEQRHRAGEVGIQHDVLADHARDGGLGVEIEGRMTFES is encoded by the coding sequence ATGGTTCGTCTGCTTCACTACTCCGATATCGAGAACCTCTTCGACGACGCCGAGCGGGCGGGCCGCTTCGCCGGCCGGATCCGCGAACTCGACGGCGACGACGCGCTCGTGGTCGGCACCGGCGACAACAGCGCCCCCGGCGTGGTGTCGCTCGCGGCCAGCGGGCGGCAGGTGCTCGACTTCGCCGACGCGATCGACACCGTCGCGGACACGTTCGGCAATCACGACTTCGACTACGGCCCCGGCGCGACCCGCGAGCTCGTCGCCGACAGCCCGTTCACCTGGGTCAGCGCCAACGCCCGCGACGAGGACGGCGAGCGCTTCGGCGCCGCGGAAGGCGTGGTGCCGTGGACGATCGCCGAGGCCGACGGCGAGCGCGTCGGCTTCTTCGGGCTGACTGATCCCACGACCGACTCGATCAACCCCCAGGCGGCGCCGCTCACGTTCACCGACCCCTACGAGGCCGCCGAGCAGGCGGTCGACGAACTCCGCGCCGAGGGCGTCGACTACGTCGTCGCGCTCTCCCATCTCGGCGGCGGCGACGACAAACTCGCCCGCCGGGTCGACGTGGACGCGATCCTCGGCGGCCACGTCCACAGCGTCCGCACCGAGCACGTCGACGGAACGCTCTGTACGCGGCCGGGCGTCAACGGCCACGAGTTCGTCGAGGTCGAACTCGGCGACAACGGGACTGCGGCGGCCCGGGGCGACGGCGGCGTCGCCACGAGCGCACGCGTCATCGACCCCAGCGAGGGCCCCGTGCACGAAGACCTGACCGACGTACTCGAGCGCCGGCGGGAGGCTGCCGGCCTCACCGAGACGGTCGCGACCGTCGCGGAGCCGCTCGACCGCACCGACGAGACCACGTTCGGCGGCGAGTCACGGATCGGCAACTTCGTCGCCGACGCCTACCGCGCCGCGGCCGACGCGGACGTGGGGCTCCAGAACGGCGGCGGGATCCGGGAGGGGCCGCCGCTACAGGGAGAGGTGACGCTCGCGGATCTGGTGAGCGTGCTCCCCTTCGAGGAGCCCGTGGTCGTCGTCGAACTGACGGGGAGAGAGCTGCTGGAGACGTTCAGCGAGGCCGACGGCGCCGAGCTCGACTTCGGCGAACCCCACTGGTGGCACGCCCACATCAGCGGCGCCAGCCTGCGCTGGGACGAGGACGCGGGCGAACTGCTCGACGCCCGCGTCGACGGGGAGCCGATCGACCCCGACCGACGCTACACGGTCGCGACCGCGGAGTACCTGCTCCACTCCGACCACGAGTTCCCGACGATCGAGCAGCGCCACCGCGCGGGCGAGGTCGGGATCCAGCACGACGTGCTCGCCGACCACGCCCGCGACGGCGGCCTCGGCGTCGAGATCGAGGGTCGGATGACGTTCGAGTCCTAG